Proteins found in one Nostoc sp. NIES-3756 genomic segment:
- a CDS encoding GumC family protein — protein sequence MVQTNLSTNINTLDSEPSYGKIFSVFLRRSPWFLMAFLTTIAIAGLMTARTKPTYKSTMQLLVEPNYQGKREGGNPETQFLEPDIQIDTATQLNLMQSTGLIQKAVSKLQSEYPDITVADIRNALALSQLRTKEDNLATKIFQVEYTANDPERTQKVLSAVRQVYVEYNKQQQDNRLKKGLQVIREQLSKASEEVNAAEANLQRFRRNQNLIDPEAQAKALEDALNTIEQERRTTRSAYQEALAKQKSLEEQLNRSPKNALVTSRLSQSVRYQGLLNEIQKTELLLAQERLRFTDETPNVQKLKEQLESQKELLQQEVSRTLGVKSANGFNAAEPLLEQGQFGEIDLTLAGQLVDTQTIIVSLTARDQTLAQKENQLRLEIKRFPPLLAYYNRIQPQLQFSRERLEQLLRAEQQLRQELAKGGFNWEVVEEPQLGTKLGPNLQQNLMLGAVVGLMLGGIAAFIREASDDSVHTTAELEKQAALPLLGTTPKLPPAKTRDSVIKLPFGKPEVLGPWTVEVLKSSVRWESLDLIYKNIELLNSVSSLKSLMITSPMFDRGKSGLALGLAMSAARLHKRVLLVDANLRDPSLHEHLNLPNEQGLSTLLASEVTLPEQISVHNVGSAYIDILTAGPSPSDSANLLSSPRMKQLMAAFEENYDVVIIDAPPVLGLVDALLAGSSCRSVVMVASIGKVTRNQIAQATAMLSKLNLIGVVANGVSNSDSTYVPYAREYRFALEQAIEK from the coding sequence GTGGTTCAAACTAATCTAAGTACAAATATAAACACCCTTGATTCAGAACCAAGCTATGGCAAAATTTTTTCAGTTTTTCTGCGTAGGTCTCCTTGGTTCTTGATGGCATTTTTAACAACAATTGCCATAGCAGGATTGATGACGGCTAGAACAAAACCCACTTACAAAAGCACAATGCAATTGTTGGTAGAACCCAACTATCAAGGTAAGAGAGAGGGAGGAAATCCAGAAACTCAATTTCTAGAACCAGATATACAAATAGATACTGCTACTCAACTCAACTTAATGCAGAGTACAGGACTGATTCAAAAAGCAGTGTCTAAATTGCAATCGGAATATCCAGATATTACTGTAGCTGATATTAGAAATGCCTTGGCATTAAGCCAACTGAGAACAAAAGAAGATAATCTTGCTACTAAAATTTTTCAGGTAGAATATACCGCCAATGATCCTGAACGGACTCAAAAAGTCCTTAGTGCTGTTCGCCAAGTCTATGTGGAATATAACAAACAGCAGCAAGATAACCGCCTCAAAAAAGGTCTACAAGTAATTAGAGAACAGTTGAGTAAAGCTAGCGAAGAAGTAAATGCAGCTGAAGCCAACTTACAACGGTTCCGCAGAAATCAGAACCTCATTGACCCAGAAGCGCAAGCAAAAGCTCTGGAAGATGCTTTGAATACTATTGAACAAGAACGTCGCACTACTCGTTCTGCTTATCAAGAAGCCTTAGCAAAGCAAAAATCTTTAGAAGAGCAATTAAATCGTTCTCCCAAGAATGCTTTAGTAACCTCTCGCTTGAGTCAGTCAGTTCGCTACCAAGGCTTACTCAACGAGATTCAAAAAACAGAACTTTTATTAGCTCAAGAACGTTTACGCTTCACTGATGAAACTCCCAATGTGCAGAAGCTGAAAGAACAGCTAGAAAGCCAAAAGGAACTATTGCAACAAGAAGTTAGCAGAACTTTAGGTGTTAAATCTGCTAATGGTTTCAATGCTGCCGAACCACTGTTAGAACAGGGACAGTTTGGTGAAATTGATTTGACTCTTGCTGGTCAATTAGTAGATACGCAGACAATCATAGTTTCATTAACTGCTCGTGACCAAACCTTGGCACAGAAAGAAAATCAACTACGGCTGGAAATTAAGCGTTTCCCGCCCTTGTTGGCTTATTACAATCGCATACAACCACAATTGCAATTTAGCCGCGAAAGATTAGAGCAACTACTACGCGCAGAACAGCAACTGCGGCAAGAACTGGCTAAAGGTGGGTTTAATTGGGAAGTTGTGGAAGAACCCCAATTAGGGACGAAATTAGGCCCAAATCTCCAACAGAATTTGATGTTGGGTGCAGTTGTTGGGCTAATGTTGGGAGGCATTGCTGCCTTTATTCGTGAAGCTTCTGATGATTCTGTTCACACCACTGCTGAGTTAGAAAAACAAGCTGCTTTACCTTTGTTGGGAACTACTCCCAAATTGCCCCCTGCTAAAACTCGAGATTCAGTCATTAAATTACCTTTTGGGAAGCCGGAAGTGTTGGGGCCTTGGACAGTTGAGGTTCTCAAATCTTCCGTCCGTTGGGAATCTTTGGATCTGATTTACAAAAATATCGAGCTGTTAAATTCTGTATCTAGCTTAAAATCCTTGATGATTACCTCGCCTATGTTTGATAGAGGTAAGTCAGGTTTGGCTTTAGGTTTGGCAATGAGTGCAGCCCGTTTACATAAACGGGTGTTACTGGTTGATGCCAACTTACGCGACCCCAGTTTGCATGAACATCTTAATCTTCCCAATGAGCAGGGGCTATCAACTCTGTTAGCCAGCGAAGTTACTCTACCTGAGCAGATTAGTGTACATAACGTTGGTTCAGCTTACATCGATATTTTGACGGCTGGCCCATCTCCTAGTGATTCAGCCAACCTCTTGAGTTCTCCACGCATGAAGCAGTTAATGGCTGCATTTGAGGAAAACTACGATGTAGTCATCATTGATGCGCCACCAGTTCTAGGTTTGGTAGATGCGTTACTTGCAGGATCATCTTGCCGGAGCGTTGTTATGGTGGCGAGTATTGGTAAAGTAACTCGTAACCAAATCGCTCAAGCTACAGCTATGTTGAGTAAGTTGAATCTAATTGGTGTTGTGGCTAATGGGGTATCTAATTCTGATAGCACTTATGTACCTTATGCTAGAGAATACCGTTTTGCCTTGGAACAGGCTATAGAAAAGTAA
- the hepC gene encoding heterocyst development glycosyltransferase HepC: MTSVIVSTVENYDLVAPQNQIHSSSHYTLQWRRGQLLVKYAHKLTQPYLPSLNDEKFLVNCLKHSPVNLVSIDGKLGEAWLKFWAEACEKAHKPIFLSRPIYRKLPKSSNWFRKLMDWILAFVLLLLTSPVMLGLVILMKINSSEPLVTYEWRVGEKGKLFRAIKFCTTSQNNFKLLGFWLNTSALKHLSKLWNVLRGEMSLTGDDCWTLEEAVLLSLEEQAQANKSSMITSSWGVQAES, translated from the coding sequence ATGACCAGCGTAATAGTTTCAACTGTTGAGAATTACGATCTAGTAGCTCCCCAAAACCAAATTCATTCCTCATCACATTACACACTTCAGTGGCGAAGAGGTCAGTTGTTAGTGAAATACGCTCACAAACTTACACAGCCATATTTACCATCTCTTAATGATGAGAAATTTTTAGTTAATTGCTTAAAACACTCTCCTGTTAATCTGGTGAGTATAGATGGCAAATTAGGTGAGGCTTGGCTGAAATTCTGGGCAGAGGCTTGTGAGAAAGCTCATAAACCAATCTTCTTGAGTAGACCCATTTATCGTAAACTACCCAAATCAAGTAATTGGTTTAGGAAACTAATGGACTGGATATTAGCTTTTGTATTGTTGCTATTAACTAGTCCAGTCATGCTAGGGCTGGTGATACTAATGAAAATTAACTCATCAGAACCTCTAGTTACTTATGAATGGCGTGTGGGAGAAAAAGGTAAACTTTTCCGTGCAATCAAGTTCTGCACTACTAGCCAAAACAATTTCAAACTCTTAGGATTTTGGCTAAATACATCTGCTTTAAAGCATCTCTCAAAGTTGTGGAATGTACTGCGGGGAGAAATGAGTTTAACTGGAGATGATTGTTGGACTTTAGAAGAAGCAGTTTTGCTCAGTCTAGAAGAACAGGCACAAGCAAATAAATCATCAATGATTACAAGTTCATGGGGAGTACAAGCAGAATCTTAA
- the hepA gene encoding heterocyst formation ABC transporter subunit HepA, producing MPKAQRNFFKLNSYLQNNYLILREIKHFRKIAILAVISSFLAASFEGVSIGFLLSFLQNLTTPDQPIQTGISWVDTILASNALPLSPLYRISLLILLSTWMRATFNYFSGIYTESAQLHLADRLHKQIFEQLQAFRLSYFAQTRSGELINTITTEIERIKQAFSGMAFVFTRVMTVCVYFVVMFLISWQLSIISVLIFLLIAVGLSTLNKRVRETSFGISQANSQFTATAVEFINGIRTIQAFGTQEFERQRFYKASNDQLNAAIKVAKAWTIVKPIAEGIATTVLISLILLSFTKLTLPVASLLTFFFVLVRVIPNIQDINGTVAFLSTLQGSSENIKAILQTNDKPYLKNGKFKFQSLKRSIDLVSVDFGYTADNLVLHNITLTIERGKTTALVGASGAGKTTLADLIPRFYDPIQGQILIDGIDSQKLEINSLRQRMAIVSQDTFIFNTSVRENIAYGTSGASQAEIRAAAKLANALEFIEQMPEGFETRLGDRGVRLSGGQRQRIAIARALLRDPEILILDEATSALDSVSERLIQESIEKLAVGRTVIAIAHRLSTIAKADKVVVLEQGRIVEQGSYQELLEMKGKLWKYHQMQNESGSLG from the coding sequence ATGCCAAAAGCACAACGTAATTTCTTTAAATTGAATAGTTACCTGCAAAATAACTATTTAATATTGAGAGAGATTAAACATTTTCGCAAAATAGCTATTCTAGCTGTAATTTCTTCATTTTTGGCTGCCAGCTTTGAAGGTGTCAGTATAGGCTTTTTGCTATCATTCTTACAAAATTTGACTACACCTGACCAACCAATTCAGACTGGAATTAGTTGGGTTGATACAATTTTAGCTTCTAATGCGTTGCCACTTAGCCCTCTATACAGAATATCCTTACTCATTTTGTTGAGTACCTGGATGCGGGCTACTTTCAATTATTTTAGTGGCATTTATACAGAATCAGCGCAACTCCATCTAGCAGACCGCTTACACAAGCAGATTTTTGAGCAATTACAAGCTTTCAGATTGAGTTATTTTGCTCAAACTCGTTCTGGTGAACTCATAAATACAATTACCACAGAAATCGAAAGGATAAAACAAGCCTTTAGCGGCATGGCTTTCGTATTTACTAGAGTCATGACGGTTTGTGTTTACTTTGTTGTCATGTTTCTCATTTCATGGCAACTTTCAATTATTTCTGTTCTGATATTTTTACTAATCGCTGTGGGTTTATCCACACTCAATAAGCGAGTACGAGAAACCAGCTTTGGTATTTCTCAGGCTAACTCTCAATTTACAGCTACGGCGGTAGAATTTATTAACGGAATCCGCACAATACAAGCATTCGGCACACAAGAATTTGAACGTCAGCGTTTTTATAAAGCCAGTAATGACCAACTTAATGCGGCGATAAAAGTTGCTAAGGCATGGACAATTGTTAAACCCATCGCTGAAGGAATAGCTACTACAGTTTTAATTAGTTTAATTTTGCTTTCATTCACAAAACTTACTCTACCAGTTGCATCATTATTAACCTTCTTCTTTGTTTTGGTGAGAGTTATTCCCAATATTCAGGATATTAATGGTACTGTTGCTTTTCTGAGTACTTTGCAAGGCTCGTCAGAAAATATTAAAGCTATTTTGCAGACTAATGATAAGCCTTACCTGAAAAATGGCAAATTTAAGTTTCAAAGTTTAAAACGTTCAATAGATTTAGTATCTGTAGATTTTGGCTACACTGCCGATAATTTAGTACTGCACAATATCACACTCACTATTGAGCGTGGTAAAACAACTGCGCTTGTAGGGGCTTCTGGTGCTGGTAAGACTACGTTAGCTGATTTAATTCCTCGATTTTACGACCCCATCCAGGGACAGATTTTAATTGATGGAATCGATTCGCAAAAATTGGAAATTAATTCTCTGCGCCAGAGGATGGCTATTGTTAGCCAAGATACATTTATATTCAATACTTCGGTAAGAGAAAATATTGCTTATGGCACCTCAGGCGCTAGCCAAGCTGAAATTCGAGCAGCAGCCAAACTAGCGAATGCGCTGGAATTTATTGAACAAATGCCTGAAGGATTTGAAACTAGGTTGGGCGATCGCGGTGTGCGCTTATCTGGAGGACAAAGACAACGAATTGCGATCGCTCGTGCTTTACTGCGCGACCCAGAAATTCTCATCCTAGATGAAGCTACCAGCGCCTTAGATTCAGTATCAGAACGCTTGATTCAAGAGTCGATAGAAAAGCTGGCGGTGGGAAGAACTGTAATTGCGATCGCTCACAGGCTTTCCACAATTGCTAAAGCAGACAAGGTTGTTGTACTTGAACAAGGACGCATTGTCGAACAAGGAAGTTATCAAGAATTACTAGAAATGAAAGGCAAGCTTTGGAAATACCACCAAATGCAGAATGAATCAGGTTCTTTAGGCTAA
- a CDS encoding glycosyltransferase family 8 protein: MTLDNNSLVVVCGADDNYAIPLTVTLYSAVANLEKGCTLYLYIIDGGITEQSKKRIQRVLNVEHINLHLKWVSASSFTSLSHIKTPDWVSVATYLRLLIPDILPDHFDKAIYLDSDLLVKGNLKDLWNQEMGQHALLACSDLVIPYVSCNLGIMNYKELGLAPNAPYFNAGVLVMNLPRWREEQISQKIISYFSEYPEYVRMGDQEGLNAILANDWGKLNPKWNVIAHILSYDNWIDSPFKQEIRPIKDDLLHKPYIIHFAGGEKPWKIGCEHPAQLEWISYLKASRWFQPIESLVWFTKWYIRYTPWRLKVLIRTLIFNLGLGKFWESMRTYVHQS; encoded by the coding sequence ATGACTTTAGACAACAATTCTTTAGTTGTAGTGTGTGGCGCAGATGATAATTACGCCATACCCTTAACTGTAACCCTCTATTCCGCAGTAGCCAATCTAGAAAAAGGTTGTACACTTTACCTCTACATTATTGATGGCGGTATTACTGAACAGAGCAAGAAACGGATACAACGAGTACTCAACGTTGAACACATTAATCTACATCTTAAGTGGGTTTCTGCTAGCAGTTTCACATCACTGAGCCATATCAAAACACCTGATTGGGTATCAGTAGCTACCTATCTCAGATTACTCATTCCCGACATCTTGCCAGACCATTTTGACAAAGCTATTTACTTAGATAGTGATTTGCTCGTCAAGGGAAATTTAAAAGATTTGTGGAACCAGGAAATGGGTCAACATGCCTTACTCGCTTGTAGTGACCTTGTAATTCCTTATGTATCTTGCAATTTAGGTATCATGAATTACAAAGAGCTTGGTCTAGCTCCTAATGCACCTTATTTCAACGCTGGAGTCTTGGTAATGAATTTACCAAGATGGAGAGAAGAACAAATTAGCCAGAAAATAATAAGTTACTTCAGCGAATATCCAGAATATGTGCGGATGGGAGATCAAGAAGGGCTAAATGCCATTCTTGCTAATGATTGGGGCAAACTAAATCCCAAGTGGAACGTTATCGCTCACATTCTCAGTTACGACAACTGGATAGATTCACCCTTTAAACAAGAGATTCGACCTATAAAAGATGATCTCCTCCACAAGCCTTATATCATTCATTTCGCTGGTGGGGAAAAACCTTGGAAGATTGGATGTGAGCATCCAGCACAGTTGGAATGGATTAGCTATCTCAAAGCTAGTAGATGGTTTCAACCTATAGAAAGTCTTGTGTGGTTTACGAAATGGTATATACGCTATACCCCTTGGCGGTTGAAAGTCTTAATTAGGACATTGATATTTAACTTGGGACTAGGGAAATTTTGGGAATCAATGAGAACTTATGTACATCAGTCATAA
- a CDS encoding glycosyltransferase, translating to MKVSVVISNYNYGRYLTKAINSVLSQTYSDVEIVVVDDGSQDDSRSVITQLQQTAPDKIKAIFQTNQGQGGAFNAGFAAATGEIIAFLDADDVWKPHKLERIVEVFKQSDVVGVMHHLDVIDGNDNSINNASTQGPKLSEDLAKVILKTGNAWCFPPTSGLAYRREALEKVFPIDPIKWRIWADGCIIYCTAFVGKIKTLQENLGYYRIHGANNHMSGAIATKEQEAKSQLGIEMTNQYINDFLARIGYSQKVDLSRNLQYRRTKYYQQSKWDSKEVWAISRLILGWPFYSGQERLYYLARFLFKSGKFLVSSPVHTESTTV from the coding sequence ATGAAAGTTTCTGTTGTAATTTCTAACTATAACTATGGTCGCTATCTGACTAAAGCAATCAACTCGGTTCTATCTCAAACCTACTCCGATGTAGAAATCGTTGTAGTGGACGATGGTTCTCAAGATGATAGCCGTAGTGTCATCACCCAACTTCAACAAACAGCACCAGATAAAATTAAAGCCATCTTCCAGACAAATCAAGGACAAGGGGGCGCTTTTAATGCTGGGTTTGCCGCCGCTACCGGAGAAATTATTGCCTTTCTAGATGCTGATGATGTGTGGAAGCCTCACAAATTAGAACGCATAGTTGAGGTATTTAAGCAATCAGATGTAGTTGGTGTTATGCACCATTTAGATGTGATTGATGGCAATGACAACAGCATTAATAATGCTTCCACCCAAGGGCCGAAACTGAGCGAAGATTTAGCCAAAGTTATCTTAAAGACGGGGAATGCTTGGTGTTTTCCTCCTACATCTGGACTTGCATATCGTCGTGAAGCTTTAGAAAAAGTTTTTCCTATTGACCCTATTAAATGGCGTATCTGGGCTGATGGTTGTATTATTTACTGCACAGCATTTGTAGGCAAGATTAAAACATTACAAGAAAACTTGGGCTATTATCGCATACATGGTGCGAACAATCACATGAGTGGAGCGATCGCCACCAAGGAACAAGAAGCCAAATCCCAACTTGGGATTGAGATGACTAACCAATATATCAATGACTTTTTGGCACGTATTGGTTATTCTCAAAAAGTTGACCTATCTCGCAATCTCCAGTATCGACGTACAAAGTATTATCAACAATCCAAGTGGGATAGCAAGGAAGTGTGGGCTATTTCACGTTTGATACTAGGATGGCCTTTCTACTCTGGACAAGAAAGACTATATTACCTAGCTCGATTTTTATTTAAAAGCGGAAAATTTTTAGTTTCTTCTCCTGTTCATACGGAAAGTACCACTGTTTAG
- a CDS encoding glycosyltransferase family 2 protein, with amino-acid sequence MARDTNSSTPLVSVITPTYNRPDYLQAALTSAVRQTYRNIEIIVCDNCSPQNPQAIVESFNDPRIRFSRNSSNMGMFANTFKAFQMAQGKYVACLLDDDMWEEDFLEKLVPPLESNPDLALAFCDHYIIDANGDIDDALTEECSRTYKRVDLLEGIYQPFCRIALVDKSVSTATAAVIRRDAIDWSTIPAEVGGSWDIYLNYLCCRSGLGAYFYPEKLTRYRVHEQTDTMLSGKRDAQAKIRKAQADMFCYEQFIADDRLSEFKPYFQQQWAHVNTTVGIGLMRSQQLKAARPYFWRSLKHSRKIRTMAGLMLSFTPPAIASRF; translated from the coding sequence ATGGCTAGAGATACTAACTCCTCAACTCCCTTAGTTAGCGTTATCACACCTACCTATAATCGTCCAGACTACTTACAAGCAGCACTAACCAGCGCGGTACGGCAAACTTACCGCAATATTGAAATTATTGTTTGCGACAATTGTAGTCCGCAAAATCCGCAAGCAATTGTTGAGTCATTTAATGACCCACGCATTCGCTTCTCGCGCAATTCATCGAACATGGGGATGTTCGCTAATACTTTCAAAGCCTTTCAAATGGCGCAGGGAAAATATGTTGCTTGTCTACTAGACGATGATATGTGGGAAGAGGACTTTCTAGAAAAGCTCGTCCCCCCTTTAGAAAGTAACCCTGATTTAGCCTTAGCCTTTTGTGATCACTACATCATCGATGCGAATGGCGATATAGATGATGCGCTGACAGAAGAATGTTCTCGGACATATAAAAGAGTAGATTTACTAGAAGGAATTTACCAACCCTTTTGTCGTATAGCCTTAGTAGATAAATCCGTATCTACAGCCACAGCTGCTGTAATTCGTCGAGATGCTATTGATTGGAGTACAATTCCGGCTGAAGTTGGCGGTTCATGGGATATATATTTGAACTATTTGTGTTGTCGTTCTGGTTTAGGCGCTTATTTTTATCCCGAAAAACTGACTCGTTACCGCGTACATGAACAAACAGACACCATGCTTAGTGGTAAACGAGATGCACAGGCAAAAATCCGTAAAGCTCAAGCTGATATGTTCTGCTATGAGCAGTTTATAGCAGACGATCGCCTATCAGAGTTTAAACCCTATTTTCAACAGCAATGGGCGCATGTGAATACAACCGTAGGCATCGGCTTAATGCGTAGTCAACAACTCAAAGCTGCACGCCCTTATTTTTGGCGTTCCCTCAAACACAGCCGCAAAATCCGGACTATGGCTGGACTGATGCTTAGTTTTACACCACCAGCGATCGCATCTCGATTTTGA
- a CDS encoding glycosyltransferase family 2 protein, whose product MRVAACITTRNRPHDLENCLRSLWGSQIKPHLVVVSDDSPDITVQQQNQQIVQQYSQTIYIIGPRRGVCANRNNAVNATPVLETDLVAFIDDDICVEPEFIASAIARYTQMSIEQRNTTILSGVSHGSNGYMMVSGKLSFRGYFCASDVPETVAIHASVFPRQFFDQEQWDENIFFGYEDAELCLRALKRDYKIIHCPELRVNHDAGVNGSSLMVSDVGKLTNYEISIEAARLYVGIKRYKDLFPNLLKLISFCFIYFLHMTAYLSKRASLQAWPEIIRRSRIQKLWQVS is encoded by the coding sequence ATGCGCGTAGCTGCCTGCATCACAACTAGAAATCGTCCTCATGATTTAGAGAATTGTTTGCGATCGCTGTGGGGTTCTCAGATCAAACCGCACTTAGTGGTGGTGTCTGATGATTCACCAGATATTACGGTACAGCAACAAAATCAGCAGATTGTTCAACAATATTCTCAGACAATTTATATTATCGGCCCTCGCCGTGGTGTATGTGCGAATCGTAACAATGCGGTGAATGCTACACCTGTATTAGAAACTGATTTAGTTGCTTTTATTGATGATGATATTTGTGTGGAACCAGAATTTATTGCAAGTGCGATCGCTCGCTACACGCAAATGTCCATAGAACAAAGAAATACCACTATCCTTTCTGGAGTTAGTCACGGTAGCAATGGCTATATGATGGTTTCTGGCAAACTTTCTTTTCGTGGCTATTTTTGTGCTAGTGATGTTCCCGAAACTGTAGCTATTCACGCCTCCGTTTTCCCCCGTCAGTTTTTTGATCAAGAACAGTGGGATGAAAATATATTTTTTGGTTATGAAGATGCAGAACTTTGTCTACGAGCTTTGAAGCGGGATTACAAAATTATTCACTGCCCAGAATTGCGAGTAAATCATGATGCGGGAGTTAATGGTAGCTCTTTGATGGTATCGGATGTTGGCAAACTAACTAACTACGAAATTTCTATAGAAGCCGCTAGGCTCTACGTTGGTATTAAGCGCTATAAAGATTTATTTCCCAATCTTTTAAAACTTATTAGTTTCTGTTTTATATACTTCCTACACATGACGGCCTATCTGAGCAAACGAGCCTCCTTGCAAGCATGGCCAGAAATTATTCGTCGCTCCCGTATTCAAAAGTTATGGCAAGTGTCCTAG
- a CDS encoding glycosyltransferase family 4 protein, with protein MRLCIVTHNVIKGNGQGRVNYEIAQEAIRRGHHVTILASEIALELQQSEHVNWIPISVKQWPTELLRNMVFAFISANWLQKHRSGLDLVKINGAITHASGDVNAAHFVHSSWLKFTSRKAKSKSTKTTKSRRFLYSFYQWLYTVLNAIWEKQAFRRARVVVAVSSKVAEDLQAIGVAPEKIRVIVNGVDLQEFAPGNCERTNWNLPTGVPLALFAGDIRISRKNLDTVLKALVQVPDLHLAVAGITEGSPYLQLAEALGLSERVHFLGLRYDVPELMKAVDFLVFPSRYEPFGLVVIEAMASGLPVITAATTGAADLITPESGIVIADSDDVDALAKAMLLLTGDRQLRQTMGQAARSIAEQHSWKSMAKHYVDLLEELQAE; from the coding sequence GTGAGACTATGTATTGTTACACATAATGTAATTAAGGGTAATGGTCAAGGTCGGGTTAATTATGAAATTGCTCAAGAAGCAATCCGGCGTGGTCATCATGTCACTATATTAGCTAGTGAAATAGCTTTGGAATTACAACAAAGTGAACACGTTAATTGGATTCCTATTTCTGTTAAGCAATGGCCTACGGAATTACTACGAAACATGGTCTTTGCTTTTATCAGCGCAAACTGGCTACAAAAACATCGTTCTGGGCTTGATTTAGTCAAAATTAATGGTGCAATTACTCATGCCTCTGGTGATGTTAATGCTGCACATTTTGTCCATAGTTCTTGGTTGAAATTTACTTCTCGTAAGGCTAAATCAAAGTCCACTAAAACTACAAAATCCCGCAGATTTCTATACAGCTTTTACCAGTGGTTGTACACAGTCTTAAATGCAATTTGGGAAAAACAGGCTTTTCGTCGTGCGCGAGTGGTAGTTGCTGTTTCTAGTAAGGTGGCGGAGGATTTACAAGCCATCGGTGTAGCACCAGAGAAGATTCGGGTGATTGTCAATGGTGTGGATTTGCAAGAATTTGCGCCAGGAAATTGCGAGCGCACAAATTGGAATCTACCGACAGGAGTTCCCTTAGCCTTATTTGCGGGAGATATTAGAATCTCTCGCAAGAACTTGGATACAGTTCTTAAAGCTTTGGTGCAAGTGCCAGATTTACATCTAGCAGTTGCGGGAATTACGGAAGGTAGCCCATATCTTCAGTTAGCTGAAGCTTTGGGACTAAGTGAGCGAGTGCATTTTTTAGGACTGCGCTATGACGTTCCCGAATTGATGAAGGCTGTAGATTTCTTGGTATTTCCTTCGCGTTATGAGCCTTTTGGCTTAGTGGTAATTGAAGCGATGGCTTCTGGTTTACCTGTGATTACGGCAGCTACAACTGGTGCAGCAGATTTAATCACACCGGAATCTGGGATAGTTATAGCCGACTCCGATGATGTGGATGCGTTAGCAAAAGCCATGTTGTTGCTAACGGGCGATCGCCAACTCAGGCAAACAATGGGTCAAGCTGCCCGTAGTATTGCCGAACAACACAGTTGGAAAAGTATGGCAAAGCACTATGTAGATTTATTAGAGGAGTTGCAGGCGGAATGA
- a CDS encoding glycosyltransferase family 2 protein: MKITVIVPTYRRTKDLTRCLEALQKQSRPADEVLVVVRDTDNETRKFLEAIAPSNLPLRTTTVSIPGVVAAMNAGLDIAQGEIVAFTDDDAAPHSNWLAQIEAHFLTDAQIAGVGGRDWVYHGDRLEDGICPVVGQVHWFGRVIGNHHQGMGKPREVDVLKGVNMSFRRSAIGKLRFDQRMLGTGAQVHFEVAFCLTLKRAGWKLIYDPQIGVNHYPAQRFDEDQRQSFNYIAVANAVHNETLALLEHLSPTQQLAFGLWATLVGTRDAMGLVQFFRFLPNEGLLAGQKLRASWHGRWRGWRTWQSSNKILSLWRF; the protein is encoded by the coding sequence ATGAAAATCACCGTTATTGTTCCCACTTACCGCCGGACTAAAGATTTAACACGCTGTTTAGAAGCATTGCAAAAGCAATCTCGACCAGCTGATGAAGTATTGGTGGTAGTACGTGATACCGACAATGAAACTAGGAAATTCCTAGAAGCGATCGCTCCTTCAAATTTACCATTACGTACTACCACAGTCAGCATTCCTGGGGTAGTAGCAGCGATGAATGCTGGGCTAGATATTGCTCAAGGAGAGATTGTTGCTTTTACAGATGATGATGCGGCTCCCCATAGCAACTGGCTAGCACAGATTGAAGCTCACTTTTTGACTGATGCACAGATTGCTGGCGTGGGTGGGCGTGATTGGGTATATCATGGCGATCGCTTAGAAGATGGTATTTGCCCAGTAGTCGGACAGGTGCATTGGTTTGGAAGAGTCATAGGCAATCACCATCAAGGAATGGGAAAACCCCGTGAGGTAGATGTTCTCAAGGGAGTTAATATGAGCTTTCGTCGTTCAGCCATTGGTAAATTACGTTTTGACCAACGAATGCTCGGTACAGGCGCTCAGGTTCACTTTGAGGTAGCTTTTTGTCTCACTTTGAAACGGGCTGGTTGGAAGCTGATTTACGACCCCCAAATAGGAGTCAATCATTACCCAGCACAGCGATTTGATGAGGATCAGCGTCAAAGCTTTAATTACATTGCTGTAGCTAACGCAGTACACAACGAAACCTTAGCTCTGCTAGAACACTTATCCCCTACTCAACAGTTAGCGTTTGGACTCTGGGCTACCTTAGTAGGCACTAGAGACGCTATGGGTTTAGTTCAATTTTTCCGCTTTTTGCCCAATGAAGGCCTATTGGCAGGACAAAAGCTACGAGCATCTTGGCATGGTCGCTGGCGGGGTTGGCGAACTTGGCAAAGTTCAAACAAAATTCTTTCACTATGGAGATTTTGA